Proteins from a single region of Segatella copri:
- the rsmG gene encoding 16S rRNA (guanine(527)-N(7))-methyltransferase RsmG yields MIEIIEKYFPNLTEEQKKQFEALDALYRDWNSKINVISRKDIDNLYEHHVLHSLAIAKAIHFRPGTEILDFGCGGGFPGIPLAILFPECKFKLIDGTGKKIRVCNEVATAINLQNLKAEHLRGEDEKGKYDFVVSRAVMQLPDLMKIIKKNFKQKGQNALPNGLLCLKGGNLKEELKQYFKISEITPLSTFFDEEWFSQDKQLVYVSA; encoded by the coding sequence ATGATAGAAATAATAGAGAAATACTTTCCGAACCTCACGGAAGAGCAGAAAAAGCAGTTCGAGGCACTCGATGCATTATACCGCGACTGGAACAGCAAAATCAATGTCATCAGCCGCAAGGACATCGATAATCTGTACGAGCACCACGTACTCCATTCTCTGGCAATAGCCAAGGCAATCCATTTCCGTCCGGGCACGGAGATTCTCGATTTCGGCTGCGGCGGAGGTTTCCCGGGCATTCCGCTCGCCATCCTCTTCCCTGAATGCAAGTTCAAGCTGATAGATGGAACGGGCAAGAAAATCAGAGTCTGCAACGAGGTGGCTACAGCCATCAATCTGCAGAATCTCAAGGCTGAACACCTGCGCGGAGAGGACGAAAAAGGCAAGTACGATTTCGTGGTAAGCCGTGCGGTAATGCAGCTTCCTGACCTGATGAAGATTATCAAGAAAAACTTTAAGCAGAAGGGGCAAAACGCTCTGCCTAACGGACTTCTGTGTCTGAAGGGCGGCAATCTGAAAGAAGAACTGAAGCAATACTTCAAGATTTCAGAAATCACTCCGCTCAGCACTTTCTTCGATGAAGAATGGTTCAGTCAGGACAAGCAACTGGTTTACGTTTCGGCGTAG
- a CDS encoding ATP-binding cassette domain-containing protein — protein sequence MQKIISIKNGVTRMPEWRMAEPVNFEACDGEHIAIVGPNGGGKSMFVDIIVGRHPLLMHDPDYDFSPSQKTMVSDNIKYITFRDTYGGDNDRTYFLQQRWNQLEIDENTPVVKDKLEEAYQMAGEDTPERRALQQHIYELFHMQHLMDKYTILLSSGELRKFKLASTLFSEPRVLIMDNPFIGLDAETRDQLKELLKTLSSERALQIILVLSKSDDIPDFITHVVEVKDMKVLPKVTLAEYLAGRESVPAHVLSPEMEQAIVDQPYSDREYHTQEVVKMNKVRIQYGERIILNDLDWTVMNGERWALSGQNGAGKSTLLSLVCADNPQSYACDITLFDNPRGSGESIWDIKKHIGYVSPELHRSYQRDLPAIRIVASGLMDSVGLYVKPKEEDMDKCRFWMKVFGLEGLEERGFLKLSSGEQRLVLLARAFVKDPELLILDEPLHGLDNRNRRLVKDVIEAFCRRQNKTMIMVTHYKEELPTCIDHSIFLLRHTND from the coding sequence ATGCAAAAGATTATTAGCATTAAAAATGGTGTTACCCGCATGCCTGAATGGCGTATGGCAGAACCCGTAAACTTCGAGGCGTGCGATGGTGAACACATCGCTATCGTAGGTCCGAACGGTGGAGGAAAATCAATGTTTGTCGACATCATTGTAGGTCGCCACCCACTCCTGATGCACGACCCTGATTACGATTTCTCACCTAGTCAGAAAACAATGGTGAGCGACAACATCAAGTATATTACCTTCCGCGACACCTACGGAGGCGATAACGACCGCACTTATTTCCTGCAGCAGCGATGGAACCAGCTCGAAATAGACGAGAACACGCCTGTCGTAAAGGACAAGCTGGAAGAAGCCTACCAGATGGCCGGTGAAGATACTCCGGAGCGCAGAGCCCTGCAGCAGCACATCTACGAACTCTTCCACATGCAGCACCTGATGGACAAATACACCATCCTGCTCTCAAGTGGCGAGCTCCGCAAGTTCAAACTTGCCTCTACCCTCTTCTCTGAGCCTCGCGTGCTCATCATGGACAATCCGTTTATCGGACTCGATGCTGAAACCCGCGACCAGCTCAAGGAACTGCTCAAGACCCTCTCTTCTGAGCGAGCCCTGCAGATTATCCTCGTACTGAGCAAGAGCGATGATATTCCTGACTTCATTACCCACGTGGTAGAAGTGAAAGATATGAAGGTTCTGCCTAAGGTAACCCTCGCCGAATATCTTGCCGGCAGAGAATCCGTGCCTGCCCATGTGCTGAGCCCGGAGATGGAACAGGCCATCGTAGACCAGCCTTACAGCGACCGCGAATATCACACCCAGGAAGTGGTGAAGATGAACAAGGTGCGCATACAGTATGGCGAGCGAATCATCCTCAATGACCTCGACTGGACCGTGATGAACGGTGAGCGATGGGCTTTGAGCGGACAGAACGGAGCCGGAAAGAGTACGCTTCTCAGTCTGGTCTGTGCCGACAATCCGCAGAGCTACGCCTGCGACATTACCCTCTTCGACAATCCTCGAGGCAGCGGCGAAAGCATCTGGGACATCAAGAAACACATCGGCTACGTATCGCCAGAGCTTCACCGCTCTTACCAGCGCGACCTGCCAGCCATCCGCATCGTAGCAAGCGGCCTGATGGATTCCGTAGGTCTCTATGTAAAGCCGAAGGAAGAAGACATGGACAAGTGCCGATTCTGGATGAAAGTCTTCGGACTGGAAGGTCTTGAAGAGCGTGGTTTTCTGAAGCTCTCCAGCGGCGAACAGCGCCTCGTTCTCCTGGCACGAGCCTTTGTCAAGGATCCGGAACTGCTGATTCTCGATGAGCCGCTCCACGGACTCGACAACCGCAACCGCCGTCTTGTAAAAGACGTCATCGAAGCCTTCTGTCGCCGCCAGAACAAAACCATGATCATGGTAACGCATTATAAGGAAGAATTGCCAACGTGCATCGACCACAGCATCTTCCTCTTGCGCCACACCAACGATTAA
- the ruvC gene encoding crossover junction endodeoxyribonuclease RuvC: protein MIKKSNTEKIILGIDPGTNVMGYGVIRIIGNKAELVVMGVIDMRKESDPYLRLGKIFDRVTGIIDSYLPDEMAIEAPFFGKNVQSMLKLGRAQGVAIAAAIHHSVPIHEYAPLKIKMAITGQGQASKEQVAGMLQRLLHIQQDEMPKFMDATDALGAAYCHFLQMNRPETDAKHYSSWKDFATKNQSRIKK from the coding sequence ATGATCAAGAAATCGAATACAGAGAAGATCATTCTCGGCATTGACCCCGGAACCAACGTGATGGGCTATGGCGTAATCCGCATCATCGGCAACAAGGCCGAACTGGTGGTGATGGGCGTCATCGACATGCGCAAAGAGAGCGATCCCTATCTCCGGCTGGGCAAGATCTTCGACCGCGTAACCGGCATCATCGACAGCTATCTGCCCGATGAGATGGCCATCGAAGCACCCTTCTTCGGCAAGAACGTGCAGTCGATGCTCAAGCTGGGCAGAGCGCAGGGAGTAGCCATCGCAGCCGCCATTCATCACAGCGTTCCTATCCACGAATATGCGCCGCTCAAAATCAAGATGGCCATTACAGGACAGGGACAGGCATCGAAGGAACAGGTGGCGGGAATGCTGCAGAGACTGCTCCATATTCAACAAGACGAAATGCCGAAGTTCATGGATGCTACCGATGCGCTGGGGGCAGCCTACTGCCACTTTCTGCAGATGAACCGCCCGGAGACCGACGCCAAGCACTACAGCAGCTGGAAAGACTTTGCAACAAAGAATCAGAGTAGAATAAAAAAATAA
- a CDS encoding AAA family ATPase: protein MAEAIDIRELNIRIEQQSQFVTSLVMGMNKVIVGQKHLVDCLLIGLLSDGHILLEGVPGLAKTLAIKTLSQLISSDYSRIQFTPDLLPADVVGTQIYSQKDEAFHVKRGPVFANFVLADEINRAPAKVQSALLEAMQEHQVTIGDETFKLPSPFLVMATQNPIEQEGTYQLPEAQVDRFLLKVIIDYPTLEEEKLIIRENIQGGLPEVTPVTSAEEILKARKIVNEVYLDEKIEQYIADIVFASRYPERYGLGELKDMITFGGSPRASISLAKAARAYAFIKHRGYVIPEDVRAVAHDVMRHRIGLSYEAEASKVTSEEIVSRIINKVEVP from the coding sequence ATGGCAGAAGCTATTGATATCCGCGAATTGAATATCCGGATAGAACAACAAAGTCAGTTTGTTACCAGTCTGGTAATGGGCATGAATAAGGTAATTGTGGGTCAGAAACACCTCGTAGATTGCCTTCTTATCGGTCTTCTCTCTGATGGTCATATCCTGCTTGAGGGTGTACCTGGACTGGCGAAGACACTTGCAATCAAGACATTGTCACAGCTTATCAGCTCCGACTATAGCCGCATTCAGTTTACTCCTGATCTGTTGCCTGCCGATGTGGTGGGTACTCAGATTTATTCACAGAAAGATGAGGCTTTCCATGTAAAGCGCGGTCCTGTCTTCGCCAATTTCGTTTTGGCAGATGAGATTAACCGTGCCCCAGCCAAGGTGCAGAGTGCGCTGCTCGAAGCAATGCAGGAACATCAGGTTACCATTGGTGATGAAACCTTCAAACTGCCTAGTCCGTTCCTGGTAATGGCTACACAGAACCCTATCGAGCAGGAAGGAACCTATCAGTTGCCTGAAGCACAGGTAGACCGTTTCCTGCTGAAGGTAATCATCGATTATCCTACACTGGAAGAGGAGAAACTCATCATCCGTGAGAATATCCAGGGCGGACTTCCTGAGGTTACTCCTGTAACATCAGCCGAGGAGATTCTGAAGGCCCGCAAGATTGTAAACGAGGTTTATCTTGATGAGAAGATTGAGCAGTATATTGCCGATATCGTCTTTGCTTCACGTTATCCTGAACGCTACGGACTGGGCGAGCTGAAAGACATGATTACCTTCGGCGGCAGTCCTCGTGCCAGCATCTCTCTTGCCAAGGCTGCCAGAGCCTATGCGTTTATCAAGCATCGCGGCTATGTGATTCCTGAGGATGTAAGAGCTGTGGCTCATGACGTAATGCGCCATCGTATCGGCCTTTCTTACGAGGCTGAGGCAAGCAAAGTAACAAGCGAGGAAATCGTAAGCCGCATTATCAATAAGGTGGAAGTGCCTTGA
- a CDS encoding smalltalk protein, with amino-acid sequence MKANTWKTILQIAISILTAIATTLGVTSCMG; translated from the coding sequence ATGAAAGCGAACACCTGGAAAACAATTCTTCAGATAGCCATCAGCATTTTGACCGCTATCGCTACTACGCTCGGAGTAACGAGTTGCATGGGATAA
- a CDS encoding HAD family hydrolase gives MIKAALFDLDGVVFDTESQYSIFWGMIGREYHPEMPDFEYRIKGQTLVQIYDKYFTDEAVFAHIEGFTGAKEEQAKITARLDEFEKSMQYEYIAGFEDFISDLKQHGVKCAVVTSSNIQKMLNVYDRHPEFKAYFDRVLTSEDFAESKPHPDCYLKGAAYFGVEPEDCVGLEDSFNGLKAVRASGAFTLGLATTNSREAILPLSDYVIDDYRGFSFADLQRIVENAK, from the coding sequence ATGATAAAAGCAGCACTCTTCGATCTGGATGGTGTGGTATTCGACACAGAATCGCAGTACTCCATCTTCTGGGGAATGATAGGCAGGGAGTATCATCCGGAAATGCCCGATTTCGAATATCGCATCAAAGGACAGACTCTGGTTCAGATTTACGACAAGTATTTCACCGATGAAGCCGTCTTCGCCCACATCGAAGGTTTTACAGGCGCAAAGGAGGAACAGGCTAAGATTACAGCCCGACTGGATGAGTTTGAAAAGAGCATGCAGTATGAATATATTGCAGGGTTCGAAGACTTCATCAGCGACTTGAAGCAGCATGGCGTAAAATGCGCTGTGGTAACGAGCAGCAACATTCAGAAGATGCTGAATGTCTACGACCGTCACCCGGAATTCAAGGCTTATTTCGACCGCGTGCTGACAAGCGAGGATTTCGCCGAGAGCAAGCCTCATCCAGACTGCTATCTGAAAGGTGCAGCCTATTTCGGTGTGGAACCGGAGGACTGTGTAGGACTGGAAGACAGCTTTAACGGACTGAAGGCGGTGAGAGCCTCAGGAGCCTTCACCTTAGGTCTTGCCACAACGAACAGCAGAGAAGCCATTCTGCCGCTATCCGACTATGTGATAGATGATTACAGAGGTTTCAGCTTTGCTGACTTGCAGCGCATCGTGGAGAATGCGAAATAG
- a CDS encoding MBL fold metallo-hydrolase: MLHIERFQVNMLQENCYVVSDETKECVIIDCGAFYPEERTAITQYIKENQLKPVHLLVTHGHLDHNFGNNTIYQEFGLKPEVSAADENLMKGLAKQAETFYQMQLDYQFPPIGRFFEDEEVIKFGNHEFQVIATPGHSSGSVTFYCEAEHVAFTGDTLFHNSIGRTDFPGGSMFRIINSLRHLGQLPDETQVLPGHGEYTSIGEELAHNPYMDR, translated from the coding sequence ATGTTACATATAGAAAGATTTCAAGTAAACATGTTGCAGGAAAACTGCTACGTGGTGAGCGATGAGACCAAGGAATGTGTCATCATCGATTGCGGCGCCTTCTATCCGGAAGAGCGCACGGCCATTACACAATATATTAAGGAGAACCAGCTCAAGCCCGTTCACCTGCTCGTAACCCATGGCCATCTTGACCATAACTTCGGCAACAACACCATCTACCAGGAGTTCGGACTGAAACCGGAAGTATCGGCAGCTGATGAAAACCTGATGAAGGGACTCGCCAAGCAGGCAGAAACCTTCTATCAGATGCAACTCGATTACCAGTTTCCGCCGATTGGCAGATTCTTCGAAGATGAAGAGGTCATCAAGTTCGGCAACCACGAGTTCCAGGTCATCGCCACTCCGGGCCACAGCAGCGGTTCCGTCACCTTCTATTGCGAAGCAGAGCACGTAGCCTTCACCGGTGACACCCTCTTCCACAACTCTATCGGCAGAACCGATTTCCCTGGAGGCAGCATGTTCCGCATTATCAACAGTCTGCGCCATCTCGGTCAGTTGCCTGACGAAACCCAGGTTCTCCCGGGTCATGGCGAATACACCAGCATAGGCGAAGAGCTTGCTCACAATCCATATATGGACCGTTAA
- a CDS encoding AlkZ-related protein, translating to MVNTPEELYGRETCQCNRTPEESYQRNFEHLKEILPDASDKQIIKLIGEK from the coding sequence CTGGTCAATACTCCCGAAGAGCTCTATGGCAGGGAGACTTGCCAATGCAACCGAACTCCCGAAGAGTCTTATCAGAGGAATTTCGAGCATCTGAAAGAAATCCTGCCTGATGCCTCGGATAAACAAATCATTAAATTAATAGGAGAAAAATAA
- a CDS encoding HU family DNA-binding protein, whose amino-acid sequence MINYSIVMRSVNANLLEINQAKSRINQAKKEGKNPDQKDLELVKTEKQNAFAISQYTDIMTIEKFAKHITSHGSVYSRADISAILYIAVDCMREMLLEGKKIRLGDLGDFSLLLTSKGAEDADKFTSQNITGVKVQWEPGQEFKNLRDDAEFNLVASRSAQAAVIKAIKEGKTSVDLNAPTTPDNTPGGSTPGGSSTGQTGSEGQGSESGGGTTGKDDTGDGLE is encoded by the coding sequence ATGATTAATTACAGCATCGTAATGCGTAGCGTGAACGCAAATCTTCTGGAAATCAACCAGGCTAAGTCACGCATCAACCAGGCAAAGAAGGAGGGTAAGAATCCTGACCAGAAGGACCTGGAACTCGTGAAGACTGAGAAGCAGAATGCCTTCGCCATCTCACAGTACACCGACATCATGACCATCGAGAAGTTTGCCAAGCACATCACTTCACATGGCAGTGTCTATTCAAGAGCCGACATCAGCGCCATCCTCTACATCGCCGTAGACTGCATGCGTGAGATGTTGCTTGAGGGCAAGAAGATTCGTCTGGGTGATCTTGGTGATTTCTCTCTCCTTCTCACCTCGAAGGGTGCTGAGGATGCAGACAAGTTCACCTCGCAGAACATTACCGGCGTGAAGGTTCAGTGGGAGCCTGGTCAGGAGTTTAAGAACCTTCGCGATGACGCCGAGTTCAACCTCGTAGCCAGCCGCAGTGCTCAGGCAGCCGTTATCAAGGCGATTAAGGAGGGTAAGACCAGCGTTGACCTCAACGCGCCAACTACTCCGGATAATACGCCAGGCGGTTCTACCCCAGGCGGTTCAAGCACCGGTCAGACCGGCAGCGAAGGCCAAGGCTCTGAATCAGGCGGCGGTACTACCGGCAAGGACGATACTGGCGACGGCCTTGAATAG
- a CDS encoding MFS transporter, translated as MDTQNTPVHIKLWHKDFWRLCFANLLLMSSVYMLVFAIPYFLIQEKYQMWQIGCVLLAYGFGLFLFGGFCSYLVQRYRRNMVCQLSILGVVVCLSVLYYLDTFWNVRFSFEILLAVRFLLGAFLGLAQMSLASTLVIDSSESFQRTEANYITSWFARFSIAVGPLVACFVYNYFGMGYVFPTASLLALGAFVLVSRAKFPFKAPAEGIKVFSLDRFYLPQGTPLFVNIILITFSAGLYFSLPHSSGIFLMIFGGLILAFLAEKFVFADADLKSQIIVGLVLLGAAQLISFASQEFAVEIVVPALLGFSLGIIGSRFLLFYIKLAKHCQRGTSVNSFFLAWELGLSLGLGLGFMFHNLPARAHFDVDHPVFNMIESGMLHYALFTTIVSLLVYNFLVHPWYMKHKNR; from the coding sequence ATGGATACACAAAATACTCCAGTACATATCAAACTGTGGCACAAGGACTTCTGGCGATTATGCTTTGCCAACCTCTTGCTGATGTCGAGTGTGTACATGCTCGTTTTTGCCATTCCTTATTTCCTGATTCAGGAGAAGTATCAGATGTGGCAGATAGGTTGTGTACTTCTTGCATACGGCTTTGGACTGTTTCTGTTTGGTGGCTTCTGCTCTTATCTGGTGCAGCGCTACCGCAGGAATATGGTCTGTCAGCTTTCCATTTTAGGTGTGGTTGTTTGCCTTTCGGTTCTTTACTATCTGGATACATTCTGGAACGTCAGGTTTTCTTTTGAGATTCTTCTGGCGGTTCGTTTCCTGTTGGGAGCATTTCTGGGGCTGGCTCAGATGTCGCTAGCCAGTACGCTGGTTATTGATTCCAGCGAGTCGTTCCAGCGCACCGAGGCTAATTACATTACCTCCTGGTTTGCCCGCTTTTCGATAGCCGTAGGACCCTTGGTGGCATGTTTTGTTTACAACTATTTCGGCATGGGCTATGTTTTCCCTACGGCTTCGTTGCTGGCTTTGGGAGCCTTCGTGCTGGTTTCTCGCGCCAAGTTTCCTTTTAAGGCACCTGCCGAAGGAATCAAGGTTTTCAGCCTCGACCGTTTCTATCTGCCACAGGGAACTCCACTGTTTGTCAACATCATCCTGATTACTTTTTCTGCGGGATTATACTTTTCTTTGCCTCATTCCTCTGGTATTTTTCTGATGATTTTCGGAGGATTGATCTTGGCGTTCCTGGCAGAAAAGTTTGTCTTTGCTGATGCAGATCTGAAGAGTCAGATAATAGTAGGTCTGGTACTGCTGGGAGCAGCTCAGCTGATTTCGTTCGCAAGTCAGGAATTTGCCGTAGAAATCGTGGTTCCAGCCTTGCTGGGTTTCAGCTTGGGAATCATCGGAAGCCGTTTCTTGCTCTTCTATATCAAGCTTGCGAAACATTGCCAGCGCGGCACGAGCGTGAATTCGTTCTTCCTGGCTTGGGAATTGGGATTGAGCTTGGGACTCGGTCTCGGATTCATGTTCCATAATCTTCCTGCGAGAGCGCATTTTGACGTAGATCATCCTGTATTTAATATGATTGAATCAGGGATGTTGCACTATGCGCTTTTTACAACAATCGTATCGTTGCTGGTGTACAATTTCTTGGTTCATCCTTGGTACATGAAGCATAAAAACAGATAA
- a CDS encoding KUP/HAK/KT family potassium transporter has product MRENIKSAAICTHQVGFWGLLITLGIVFGDIGTSPLYVMKAILHTGEAINESTILGALSCIIWTLTLQTTFKYVCVALRADNNGEGGILALYALLRKHKRRWIYILAIIGASTLLADGIITPAITVTTAIEGLETISPHLPVIPITLAIISVIFFVQQFGTESIGKSFGVFMLLWFLLLGVVGAFNIASSPLILKAFNPYYAIILLAKSPEWFLILGAVFLCTTGAEALYSDLGHCGRKNITISWAFVKTMLILNYLGQGAWILNHVDKALSVNPFYSIMPQSMLIFAVIMATGAAIVASQALISGTFSILSEAMNLHFWPRMRIKHPTHVKGQLFIPMINLAMYIGVVLIILLFRDSSHMEAAYGLAITITMLMTTLLLGFYLRTKGVARLFTLMFMGAYCSIEGVFLAANLSKFLAGGWCTMLIGGILFLMMYVWVRAMKIRRQYISSKPLDEYYKIISDIKTDESIPKYASNLVYVNHADKEGTVDDKLLYSIINKQPKRADHYWLINMEFVDTPDTLEYSCETLVPDTLYSVTMHIGFRIEPRVSLYLRQVVEDLVADGKVDLRSTYPSLRKNGISGDFRFIIIHRVYYPESSCNRQQNLLMSIYALISKIGIDEPKALGLDTSMVAVERVPLIINHRNRSSRRIVQKTDDQIMDL; this is encoded by the coding sequence ATGAGAGAAAATATAAAAAGTGCAGCAATCTGCACACATCAAGTAGGCTTTTGGGGATTGCTCATCACTTTGGGCATCGTGTTCGGGGACATCGGTACTTCACCACTCTATGTGATGAAGGCAATTCTCCACACAGGAGAAGCTATCAACGAAAGTACTATTCTGGGCGCACTGTCCTGCATCATCTGGACACTCACCCTTCAAACCACCTTTAAATATGTATGTGTGGCGCTACGTGCTGACAACAATGGCGAAGGAGGCATACTCGCCCTCTACGCTCTGTTGCGCAAGCATAAGAGAAGATGGATTTACATTCTGGCCATCATTGGTGCCAGTACGCTGCTGGCAGACGGAATCATCACCCCTGCAATCACGGTTACCACAGCCATCGAAGGACTCGAAACCATCAGTCCGCATCTGCCTGTCATTCCCATCACACTTGCCATCATCAGCGTCATCTTCTTCGTGCAGCAGTTTGGCACAGAAAGCATAGGCAAGTCGTTTGGAGTTTTCATGCTGCTTTGGTTCCTGCTGCTGGGTGTGGTGGGAGCTTTCAATATCGCTTCTTCTCCGCTGATACTGAAGGCTTTCAATCCTTATTATGCCATCATCCTTTTGGCAAAATCACCAGAATGGTTCTTGATTCTAGGAGCGGTTTTCCTCTGTACTACTGGTGCAGAGGCGCTTTATTCCGACCTGGGTCACTGTGGCAGAAAGAACATCACTATCAGCTGGGCGTTTGTAAAGACCATGCTCATTCTCAACTATCTGGGACAGGGAGCATGGATACTGAACCATGTGGATAAAGCTTTGTCAGTCAATCCGTTCTACTCCATCATGCCGCAGAGCATGCTGATTTTCGCCGTCATCATGGCCACGGGTGCAGCCATCGTGGCGAGTCAGGCACTCATCAGTGGAACTTTCTCCATACTGAGCGAAGCTATGAACCTGCATTTCTGGCCGCGCATGCGAATCAAGCACCCTACCCATGTAAAGGGACAGCTGTTTATCCCGATGATTAACCTTGCCATGTACATCGGTGTGGTTCTCATCATCCTGCTGTTTCGCGACTCCTCGCACATGGAGGCAGCCTATGGTCTCGCCATTACCATCACGATGCTGATGACTACCCTGCTGCTTGGTTTCTACCTGAGAACCAAGGGGGTAGCTCGCCTCTTCACGCTGATGTTTATGGGCGCATACTGCTCCATCGAAGGAGTCTTCCTTGCAGCCAATCTATCAAAGTTTCTCGCAGGAGGATGGTGTACGATGCTTATAGGCGGAATCCTGTTTCTGATGATGTATGTGTGGGTTCGCGCCATGAAGATACGCCGCCAATACATCAGCTCTAAACCGCTGGATGAGTATTACAAGATTATCTCCGACATCAAGACCGACGAGAGCATCCCTAAATACGCATCCAATCTTGTCTACGTAAATCATGCCGATAAGGAAGGCACCGTGGATGATAAACTGCTCTACTCCATCATCAACAAGCAGCCGAAACGAGCTGACCATTACTGGCTTATAAACATGGAGTTTGTGGACACTCCTGACACGCTGGAATACAGTTGCGAAACCCTGGTGCCTGACACTCTCTACAGTGTAACTATGCACATAGGTTTCCGCATAGAACCTCGGGTAAGTCTCTATTTGCGACAAGTTGTGGAAGACCTGGTGGCCGATGGTAAGGTAGATTTGAGAAGTACATATCCTTCTCTGCGGAAAAACGGAATTTCTGGTGACTTCCGATTCATCATTATCCACCGCGTTTATTACCCGGAGAGTTCTTGTAACCGTCAACAGAATTTACTGATGAGCATCTACGCTCTCATCAGCAAGATTGGCATTGACGAGCCGAAGGCATTGGGTCTCGACACATCTATGGTAGCAGTGGAACGTGTGCCGCTCATCATCAACCATCGTAACAGAAGCAGCAGACGTATCGTCCAGAAGACGGATGACCAGATAATGGATTTATAG
- the panB gene encoding 3-methyl-2-oxobutanoate hydroxymethyltransferase, whose product MGYLSTDKKKITTKTFAEMKKAGEKVTMLTAYDFTTAGIIDAAGIDSILIGDSASNVMAGNADTLPITVDQMIYHARSVARACQHAFVVCDMPFGSYQISKEEALRNACRMMKETGVDALKLEGGVEICETVKALVNAGIPVHGHLGLTPQSVNKFGGYGIRAKEEAEAQKLISDAIALDEAGCFAIVLEKVPAKLAAEVSKKVKAVTIGIGAGNGCDGQVLVYADALGMTQGFKPKFLRHFAQVGEEMTKGVKAYIDAVKTVDYPSAEESY is encoded by the coding sequence ATGGGATATTTATCTACTGACAAGAAGAAAATTACCACCAAGACCTTCGCAGAAATGAAGAAGGCTGGCGAGAAAGTAACCATGCTGACAGCATACGACTTTACAACAGCCGGAATTATAGATGCTGCAGGAATTGACTCTATATTAATAGGTGATTCGGCCAGCAATGTGATGGCAGGAAATGCAGACACATTGCCGATTACCGTAGACCAGATGATTTATCACGCCCGCAGCGTGGCCCGTGCCTGCCAGCATGCTTTCGTGGTTTGCGACATGCCTTTCGGCAGCTATCAGATCAGCAAGGAAGAGGCGCTTCGCAATGCTTGCCGCATGATGAAGGAGACGGGTGTAGACGCTCTGAAACTGGAAGGCGGCGTAGAAATCTGCGAAACTGTTAAGGCGCTGGTTAATGCCGGAATCCCGGTTCATGGTCATCTCGGACTTACCCCGCAGAGCGTTAATAAGTTTGGCGGTTATGGCATTCGTGCCAAGGAAGAGGCTGAGGCACAGAAACTTATCAGCGACGCCATTGCGCTGGACGAAGCAGGCTGCTTTGCCATCGTGCTGGAGAAGGTTCCTGCTAAGCTCGCTGCTGAAGTAAGCAAGAAGGTGAAGGCTGTAACAATCGGAATCGGTGCTGGTAACGGCTGCGACGGACAGGTTCTGGTTTATGCTGATGCACTCGGAATGACACAGGGTTTCAAGCCTAAGTTCCTGCGCCACTTTGCTCAGGTAGGCGAGGAAATGACCAAGGGTGTGAAGGCTTATATTGATGCGGTGAAGACCGTAGATTATCCTAGCGCTGAAGAGAGTTACTAA
- a CDS encoding pyridoxamine 5'-phosphate oxidase family protein encodes MRKKSRAMDSEWALEVMHKAPYITVSFIDEEGKPYGLPLSLASDDDVNWYFHGALEGKKLEAIKAHPEVCLSAVTRCAPTVGPKDGSFTLQFKSAIAFGKAEIVTEDAEKIHGLRLICERFLPQHMDAFDQSIARSLSRTAVVHITLTEPPTGKRKQYDKEGVEMKYGRME; translated from the coding sequence ATGAGAAAGAAATCAAGAGCAATGGATAGTGAGTGGGCATTGGAAGTAATGCACAAGGCTCCGTATATAACGGTCAGTTTTATTGACGAAGAAGGCAAGCCTTATGGTTTACCCCTGTCACTCGCATCAGATGATGATGTGAACTGGTATTTTCATGGTGCCTTGGAAGGCAAAAAGTTGGAGGCAATCAAGGCTCATCCCGAGGTCTGCCTTTCAGCCGTAACCCGTTGTGCGCCTACAGTTGGTCCGAAGGACGGCAGTTTCACCCTGCAATTCAAATCAGCCATTGCATTCGGCAAGGCAGAAATCGTGACCGAAGATGCAGAGAAGATTCATGGTCTCCGACTAATCTGTGAACGTTTCCTTCCTCAACACATGGATGCTTTCGACCAGAGCATCGCCCGTTCCCTTTCACGCACGGCTGTAGTTCACATCACACTTACTGAGCCACCAACCGGCAAGCGCAAGCAGTATGATAAAGAAGGCGTGGAAATGAAATATGGAAGAATGGAATAA